The Bacteroidia bacterium genomic sequence TTCAATTCTTAAAATATTGACCCCGTTGTGTTTTTTTGCAAATAAAAAATTGAAGAGAGCTGTTCTCACTCCACCTATGTGTAGAGCACCTGTCGGACTTGGTGCAAATCTAACTCTAACTTGGTTCATATTGGGTTGCAAAGGTATGGTTTCGGTTTATTTAGATTTGACATTATTTTGAAATTGTGCAGCGAATTTTGAGATAAAGGCTTGCACTTCTTTTTCTATGTCTTCAGTTTGTTCTCTATATGTCGGACTCAATGAAGGTTGACCCGGTTGATTTTCTATTTGAATGGTTGTAGTAGGAAATGCAAATTGAACCCCAAGCATATCAGCTAAGGCTATAATGCCATTGATTAATTCTTGTCTTGCTTGTAATTCCCCGTCAAAATTAGGCACCTGAAAAAAAACATTCATTCTGATAGAGATTGAACTTACGTCTAAGTTATACAATGACACTTGGAAAGAGTCTTTACGTGTTGAAGGGTGTGAAAGAATCATTTTTTTTATTCCTTCTATAAAAGCGTGGATTAAGTAATGTGGTGTGCCATACATGATGCCTAAGTTTGTGAAAAACCTTCTGTAAACACGTAACCCATTATTTTTGATGTAAGAATCAGTAAGTTTGTTGTTAGGTACATAAATGAGTGCATTGTCAAAAGCTCTTACTCTTGTGGAGCGTAGTCCTACTATTTCAATTGTACCTTCGATATTGTCAACACTGATATCATCTCCAATCTTAAATGGTTGATCAAGAAAGATGATGATGGAACCTAAGACATTTTTTACTGTGTCTTGTGCAGCAAGTGCAATTGCCAAACCGGCTATGGAAACTCCTGCTAATAATGCACCTATGTTAACATTGAGGGTTTTGAGTAATAATCCGACTCCTATCATAACTGCAAATGATTTGAGCAGAATCTGTAAAATCGGTTTAAATTGATTGGCTAATGGATTGGATTTGCCGGAAATGAACTTGGCATAACGTACTATTAATATATCAATGGCTGCAAATAATAAAATCACAAGGAAAATAATGGCAGTGAATTCAATTCCTTTGATAAAGAAAATATTTGCTTTTGCAGGTAGTAAAATAGAAGGGATAAAAAGCCGTGTATAGTGCATTATCAGGTAAACACTGGTGTATTTACCAAAGGACTTGATAATCTTTAAAACTTCTTGTGAGACGACCTTTTTATGATAAAGTATGTCTTTAATCAGAATGTTAAGCAACCATCTTTGTATTCTATAAATTAATATAATACTTGCAATCAGCATCAATACGCTCATCCATTGCCACACCTTGAGACCCAGAAAATGGTTTTCGCCCCATGAACCAAAAAGGTTAATCAGAAAATCACTGCCAAAAGGAACAGCCTCTTTGTATAAAATTTCTATTTGTGAGACCGTATAAGGTGAGTAATACCATTTGCCACCTATACGTTGAAGGTATATATCTTTATTCCCATGAAAAGGGAAAAATACGTGTTTTTGTGTAGCGCTGTCAACATAGTCATTTATGTTGGGATAGATGGCAGTATCTATGACGAGCAACTTAACATCTAAGTAATGTTTGAGCTTTATTGCCAGATCTTCCGCTGTTTTTCCCTTTTTCCCATATATGGTTTTTGCAGAACGGACGGGGTCAAAAGATTCAGTTCTTAAATAATGGGTATGAGTAAAAATTGTTTGAGAAGGGGTGCTCAGGTCAAAGTCTGATGCGTGAGTTCCTATAGAATAAATAAATCCGATGACAAACAATAAAACATGTTTGAGATGTTTTGAAAGCATTGGGCAAAGTTAAGGAAATTCAATTCTTGTTGCATTGTGAGCTAATTGAACAAAAAAGAAATTTTAATATTGCAGAACCTTAAAAGAATATGGAGATTGTTGAAGTAATTAGTTTGAAGGAACAGAAGGAGTTTTTGAATTTCCCTGTGCAGTTGTATGCAAACGATTCTTCATTCATTCGACATTTGGATGATGACATTAATGCAGTTTTTGACAAATCGCGCAATCGATTTTTAGCTTTTGGAGAAGCAAAAAGGTGGTTGTTGCAAGATGCAGGACGAACTGTTGGTAAAATTGCGGCATTTTATCATACAGAAAAACCTGAGAAGCCATTTGTGGGAATGGGTTTCTTTGATTGTATTAACAATCAATCAGCCGCAAATTTGCTGTTTCAACAAGCGATGGATTGGTTAAAGAGCAAAAGGTTTAGTTCTGCTCTAGCTCCGATAAATTTTGGCGATAGAGATAGCTATTGGGGTTTGATGGTTCAAGGCTTTCAAAATGTTTCTTATAGAGAAAACTATAATCCGCCTTATTATCAAAAATTATTTGAAAATTTTGGTTTTAAAAAGGATTTTGAACAGACTACTTCAAAATTACTCAGAGCAGACTTTAACCTTGAGCGTTTTTCAAAGTTAGCATCTCGTGTTTTAAGTAATCCCAAGTATGAGTTTCGCCATTTGGATATGAAGAAGAAAGAATCTTTTATTAAAGATTTTTTGTATATATACAATAAGGCATGGCAATCTCATGAATTCTTCCGCCCAATGTCGGAGGAGCAAGTACGTAAGCAATTGCAATTGATGGCTCCTATTGCGCCCAATAAATTAAATTGGTTTGTATATGCAAATGGTGAACCTGCAGGATTTTTTATCAATGTATTGAACATCAATCCAATATTTAAAGCAGCTAACGGCAAGTTTAATTTATTAACTAAACTTCGTTTCTTGTTTCTGAAATCTCAAATAAAAACAATCAGAGGAATTGTATTTGGAGTGATTCCTGAATATCATAATTTAGGGTTAGAGGTGGGGATGATTATGAAAATGTATGAACAATTGCAGACTCCGCCTTTAAGGCATATTGATTCAACCGAATTAGCTTGGGTAGGAGATTTTAACCCAAAAATGCTCAGTATGTTCAATAGCTTGGGGGCAAAAATTGCCAAAGTTCACTATACCTATCGAATAGATTTCTAAGCCTGTTTAAATTATTTTTTGGATGCTTCTAAAGATGCTTTAACAAATCGTACAAAGAGAGGGTGGGGATTTAATACTGTGCTTTTTAATTCAGGATGAAATTGCACCGCTACAAACCATGGATGATTCTCCAACTCCACAATTTCAGTTAATCCTGTCTTAGGGTTACGTCCGGTAATTTTTAGCCCTTTTCTTTGAAGCTCTTTTTCATATTTAGCATTTAGTTCATAACGATGTCTATGCCGTTCAGAAATATTGTTTTTGCCATAGGCTTTAGCTGATTGACTGCCCTTTTCTAACTTGCAGTCATAAGCACCTAGTCGCATAGTGCCTCCCATATCTGATTGGTGCTTTTGTTCTTCCATTAAACTAATGACTGGGTGTTTAGTGTCCGGATTCATTTCAGTGGAATGCGCATCTTTATATCCCAATACATTGCGTGCAAATTCTATAACGGCACACTGCATTCCCAGACAAATACCGAAGAATGGAATTTTGTTTTCTCTACAATATTTGATAGCTTCTAACTTGCCCTCAATACCTCTTGGACCAAAGCCTGGAGCAACTAACACGCCTGAATATCCTGAAAGTTTTGAAGCGATGTTTTCCATTGTGAGTAATTCTGAATTTAGGTATTGAAAATTTACTTTACACTCATTCGAAACGCCAGCATGTATCATTGCTTCGTTGATAGATTTGTAGGCATCGGGAAGTTCGGTGTATTTGCCAATAAGGGCAATCTTAATCTCTGTTTGTGGATGTTGCAGTTTGAATAAAAACTTTTTCCAATCCTCTAATGCAGGTTCATTTTTTCCGCTAAGCTTTAATTTGCTGAGTACAACTTTGTCCAACTTCTCTTTGTACATCATCATAGGAACTTCGTAGATAGTAGGCACATCAATTGATTCAATTACTGCATTTTGTTTTACATTACAAAATAGAGAAACTTTTCTACGTATGTCATTTCCCAAGGGTTGTTCGGTCCTACAAACTAAGATATCCGGTTGTACACCGGATTCTAACAAGAACCTAACACTGTGTTGAGTAGGTTTTGTTTTAAGCTCTCCGGCAGCAGCCAAATAGGGAATAAGAGTTAAGTGAATTACCACCGCATCATCTTCACCAACATCCATTTTCATTTGACGTATGGCTTCTACAAAGGGCAGGGACTCAATGTCTCCGACAGTACCACCAATTTCTGTAATTACAATGTCATAATCTTCCGAATCGCCTAGCAGGCGCATTCTTCTTTTGATTTCATCTGTAATGTGTGGAATTACTTGAACAGTTTTGCCTAAATAGTCACCTCTACGTTCGTTGTTAATCACCGTTTGATATATCCTGCCGGTGGTAACATTGTTTGCTTGGGATGTATTGACATTCAGAAATCTTTCGTAATGCCCTAAGTCTAAGTCGGTTTCTGCGCCATCTTCGGTTACAAAACATTCTCCATGTTCGTATGGATTGAGTGTGCCTGGATCTATATTGATGTAAGGGTCAAATTTCTGAATCGTTACTTTGTACCCTCTTGCTTGTAGCAATTTGGCTAATGAGGCTGCGATAATTCCTTTGCCCAAAGAAGATGTAACTCCGCCCGTTACAAATACGTATTTATTTTTACTCATGAATTAAAATCGGAAGATATAACGGGCTTCAAAGTTAGCCATAAGATTTCACCACTCATTGAAATTGAGGATAGTCTTTTAAAAAGATTTCAACATATTGTAAATCTGTTGGGCTGTCAATTGCAGGACTCTGAAAATCTGTTTCTGATACCATAATTTTATACCCGTTTTGAAGCCATCTGAGTTGCTCTAATTTCTCAATCTGTTCTAGATTGCCTGGTTGTAATTGTTTTATGCTATCAATAATTGCTTTCTTAAAAGCATATATGCCTAAATGCTTAAAATAAATACAGTTGTCTGTATTGTCTCGGTTATATGGTATTGCACTGCGGCTAAAATAGAGAGCATTGTTGTTGTAGTCACAAACTACTTTTACTGAATTAGGGTTCGAGATTTCTTCAATGGATGAAATTGTTCTTTTGAGTGTGCCAATGGATGCGTCTGAATTCCAAAGATTATTGGCAAGTGTTTCAATTTGCGAAGGCTGAATAAATGGCTCGTCCCCTTGGATATTCACGAGAATATCAAACTCAAATCCGGATTGTGTCGCAGCTTCAAAACAACGATCAGTGCCTGAAGGATGTTTTGGGTCGGTTGCAATTGTTTGTGCTCCAAAACACTGTGCAGCTGTGATAATGCGTTCATCATCTGTTGCTATAACAACTTTAGTTTCAAAACCTGTAACTTTATTTGCTTGTTCCCATACTCTTTGAATCATGGTCTTGCCTGCAATGTCAATTAAGGGTTTACCGGGAAACCTTGTAGAAGCGTATCGTGCCGGAATTACTATCAGAAGCTTTATCATGGGTTTGCAAATATAGAAAACAACTGAACTATATGATGACGCATAGTACTTAACACCCTAACTCTCAAAATTGTTTGGGTGTGTTTTGGTGTTAAATGAGCAAAATTGGCTATGCTGTAATATGAGTAGGGATGTTGAGCAGTTGCAGTCTTTGATTGTAGTGCTCCAACTCGCTCTTCCATTGAGTGTGTGTGTCAAACAAGGGGAGGGTGGTTTTGTAATAATCAATCCCTGCCAATAGATTGTCTCTAAAAGTGTTGAAATGTTTGATTTGCTTGTCGGTCATTTCATTGATTGAACATTCGGCTATCTCTTTTTCTATGTAATCTACATACATTCCAAATTCTTTCATAAACATATTAGGTCTGTATGTGTCATTTAAAATATTGATTCTGCCGTAAATATGCCCCACCATTTCTTCTAATGATGAAATTTTTGAAAAGTATGCAATATTAGGACCGGGGCAAATAGAGACCCCATCCTCGTCAGATGACTTTAAGATTTTATTTTCTGAGTAAGCGGTTCTCACTAACCCTGTGCAAATACAGGTCTTCTCTGTGATTTTGTTATAGCGTTTTTGATATTCACGCACATCTGTAATATGCATAGCATTCAATTCTTGAATTTTTGATTTTTGATATTGAGAAGATGCTTCGCAAATTGGTTTTTCGGTAAATTCTGTATTGTACAGTTTTAGAAACTGGCTTTTGCATGGGCTACCCGGCTTCCCTTTTTTTATTCTTTCATCTCGTTGTTTGTCTTTTGAATTTCCTCTGACTGAGTTAAAAGGAACGCCTAAAGGCGAAATACCGCTTAAGTAGAGGTCTTCTTCTTTTGCATTTGTCAAAAGTGAAAGGTTTTCTTTGTCAATATTCACAACCTCCGGTACTAATAAGAATGGTGTTCCCCAGCCAACACTATCAATTCGGTAATATTCAGACAGAAAACGGTGTTCGTTGAAGTTTCCGACACCGCCTTGTGCAGATATCTTCATCTCCAAAGGAGTATTTAATACCGGTCTTCCTATTGATTTTAAAGCCTCATTCAGTAATTGATGGGTAGTATCAATTAGATCTTGTCTGTTTTGTTTAAACTCTTCTAAGATTAATCCTAAGGTGTATCCCTCACTTGCAAATGCATGTCCTCCGCAGTTTAAGCCGGATTCTATACGATATTCGGATACCCAAATGCCTTTTTTTGCTAACATTTTACCTTGTACCAAAGCAGAGCGATAATCACTCACTTTTAAGATTATTTTTTTTGTCAGATTTCCATTTTTATCAGGAAAGAATGACTCAAATGTGGCTATGTAGCTAAAAAGTCTGGGACTAAGACCTGCTGATAACACCAGACTTGATTGAAGTTCACTGTTTGCAAAACCTCGTACTGCTGCATGCGCATCGTTATATTCGACTGGGTATGCCTCTCCTTTGGAATTGTAATTTATTCTATCCAGTTTTGTCATTACGTTGACATCAATAGAGCCTGGTTGGATACTCTTTTTTATGCTGTCCTGTAATCGTTTTCTTGTTAATGGTTCTTGCTCTTGCAACATTCTATTGTATTCTTGTTTAAGAGATGAAACATCAGGGAGCATTTCCATGTATTTGCGTAGTTCAGTTGCTTTTTCAAAAACGGAATTGCGTAGTTCTTGGAATTTTACATTGACAATTTTGTTGACTAAGTTTAAATACTCTGTAATTCTTTTAGCTCTTTTGTCAATATCTGATTTGCTAATAGGGGTAAAGTCAAAATTAAATTTTTGGGCATAGTGTTCTCGTAACCTCTCAAGAAGCATATCGTCTCCAAGTGATAAAACAGATGAAATTCCAAGGTGAGCAACTTTAATCGGTGTGTCAATTGTATATCCTATTCCCATAACGGGAATATGGAAAGTGTGGGTTAATGTCATAAAAGGGCTAAACTAACAAGTGTTAATATTGCGCAATATTAGGTATATTAATTAATACGTGTTGTGTTTTGTGAGGAATTATCTTTTAGCATGCACACAAAATATTTACATTTGCCTTCTGAATTTATTGCACACGTTATGATTGTTGTTACCGGAGCAGCGGGTTTTATTGGTAGTTGTTTGTTAAAAGAACTGCGCAACAGAGGGTATGTAGATTTGATTGCGGTTGATGATTTTTCTAATATAGATAAGGAACAGAATCTACTTGCTGTTGACAATGCAAAGCGAGTAAATAGAGATGATTTTCATCTCTGGTTAAAAGAAAATCAACAACTTGTGCAGTTTGTTTTTCATATCGGAGCCAGAACCAATACGGCTGAGTTTGATATGCAAGTGTTAAACAAGCTTAACTTAGATTATACAAAAGAGGTATGGAAACTATGCTCAGCATTTTCTATCCCCTTGATTTTTGCTTCCTCGGCTGCAACCTATGGAATGGGTGAACTAGGCTTTGATGACAATACAGCACCTGAAGACCTTATTCCATTGAACCCGTACGGAATTTCAAAGAATGAATTTGACAAGTGGATGTTAAAACAATCCTCAACACCCCCTTTTTGGGCAGGATTTAAGTTTTTTAATGTTTATGGTCCAAATGAATATCACAAAGGAAGGATGGCAAGTGTTATTTTTCATGCTTTTAATCAGATAAATAGCACCGGCAAGGTCAAGCTTTTTCAGAGTCATCATCCACAGTTTAAGGATGGAGAGCAGGAGAGGGATTTTATTTATGTAAAAGATGTGCTCAGTGTCTTGATTTATATGATGGAACAGCGCACTCATTCCGGATTGTATAATTTAGGAACAGGAAAGACAGGCACGTTTTTGGAATTAGCTTGTGCTGTCTTTGATGCACTTGGAAAACCACATAATATTGAATACATACCGACACCAATTGATATTCGTGATAAATACCAATATTATACTTGTGCCAAAATGGATAAATTGAGACAGGCAGGTTATATCGCGCCCTTTACCAGCCTTAGGGAAGGCGCGATGGAGTATGTAGTAAAATATTTAATAGACGGGAAAAGATACTAAAAATTGACAATCGCCTAAGGCGTATTTTGTCTTCTTAACAACATTAAACCTATAAAGGTAATGATTCCGTTTACAATCAGAATCTCAAATCCAAAAACATAACCGTTAAACAGCAGTTTACTGTTTGCGTCTAAGAAATAACAAATGACAGGCGAGGCTATGCAAATCAGTGGAATTAGTTTGTCTTTGACTTGAATGTTGGTGAACAATCCGAATGCAAACATGCCTAACAATGGTCCGTAAGTGTATCCTGCAATTTTGAATAATTCATTGATAACGGCATCATTGTTCCAAATTTTAAAAATTATAATGATAAAGTATGTTACAATAGATACGCCAATGTGGACAAACATTCTAGTTTTTCTTGAACCTTTGGTTGCATCAAATCCCAAAAAGTCAACACAAAAGGAAGTAGTCAATGCAGTTAGCGAAGAATCTGCAGTGGAATATGCAGCAGCAATCAGTCCGATAAAGAAGAACACTGAGGCAATGCCGGGAAGGTTGTTTGCAGCTAACATAGGAAAAAGTTGGTCGGTTTTTATAAATTGGGTGTTGCCATCTGCGAAAACATAGGTCAAATGTTTGCCTTGAGCCATCAATTCCGGGTTTTGAAAGTTCTCAATAATGATCCCTGATTGAGTGCCAAAAACATAGAGCAGACCGCCAAGTAGAACAAAAAGAAAATTAACGGGAATTAACATAGAGCTCATCCAAAACATGTTTTTTTGTGCATCTTTAAGGGTTCTACATGTAAGATTTTTTTGCATCATGTCTTGATCAAGTCCGGTCATTACAATCGTAATAAACATACCGCCTAGAAAATGTTTCCAGAAAAAATTCTTTAGGTTGGAATCCCACACAAACATTTGTGCATAATGAGAGGATTGCAGTTGTTGCCATACGGAGCCATTACTGTTTATCCCAATTTGATTCCAGATGTATATAAAAGAAATACAAAGCGCAATCAGCATGAAAGTAGTTTGGATGGTGTCGGTATATACGATTGTTTTTATTCCACCTTTAAATGAATACAGCCAAATCAATGCAATGGTGATAAAAACTGTGATTTCAAACGGTATGTGTAAATTGTCAAAAATGAAAGTTTGCATTACTACAGCAGCAAGAAACAATCTCAACGCATTGCCGATAGAGCGTGACAGTAAGAAATAAGCTGCACCTGTTTTGTAAGCTACATTGCCAAAACGCTTTTGTAAATATGTGTAAATGGAGGTTAGGTCTAATTTGTAATACATTGGCAATAAAACCCTGGCAATAACTTGATAACCCAGAAAATAACCAAGCACCATTTGCATATATGAAAAACCGTCTCTGCCTACCGCTCCGGGTATTGAGAGAAATGTTACTCCCGACAATGAAGCGCCAATCATGCCAAAAGCCACCAAAAACCAAGGAGAACTTCGATTCCCCCTAAAGAATGTTGAATTGTCGCTATTGCCTTCTGTTAGTTTTCCAATAATTATAAGAATCAGAAAGTACACAGCAAGTATTACCGGGAATACTAAAGGGTGCACTGACGACTGTAAAAGTATGTGCATGTTATTTTATTTTGTCGTACTTGATAAGTTTCTTAAAGTCATCAATACTTCTTGGCGGATGAACCATTGAATTTAATTGCAGAAAATAAATACTTCCATCACTAAAGCCGTACGTTCTAAGTGCGTCTCCCGTTATGTAGTGCAATTGACCTTGATAGTCAACACAGAGAACTAAACTGGTGTTCTTGAGATTGATGTATGTGTTGCCTTTGTTGAATTGATATACATTTCTGTTAAACTTATCAATCATAAATAAGGATTTAACATCGATGGGAATGCCATTTATATCAAGGTAGTTG encodes the following:
- a CDS encoding mechanosensitive ion channel family protein, which produces MLSKHLKHVLLFVIGFIYSIGTHASDFDLSTPSQTIFTHTHYLRTESFDPVRSAKTIYGKKGKTAEDLAIKLKHYLDVKLLVIDTAIYPNINDYVDSATQKHVFFPFHGNKDIYLQRIGGKWYYSPYTVSQIEILYKEAVPFGSDFLINLFGSWGENHFLGLKVWQWMSVLMLIASIILIYRIQRWLLNILIKDILYHKKVVSQEVLKIIKSFGKYTSVYLIMHYTRLFIPSILLPAKANIFFIKGIEFTAIIFLVILLFAAIDILIVRYAKFISGKSNPLANQFKPILQILLKSFAVMIGVGLLLKTLNVNIGALLAGVSIAGLAIALAAQDTVKNVLGSIIIFLDQPFKIGDDISVDNIEGTIEIVGLRSTRVRAFDNALIYVPNNKLTDSYIKNNGLRVYRRFFTNLGIMYGTPHYLIHAFIEGIKKMILSHPSTRKDSFQVSLYNLDVSSISIRMNVFFQVPNFDGELQARQELINGIIALADMLGVQFAFPTTTIQIENQPGQPSLSPTYREQTEDIEKEVQAFISKFAAQFQNNVKSK
- a CDS encoding CTP synthase, with protein sequence MSKNKYVFVTGGVTSSLGKGIIAASLAKLLQARGYKVTIQKFDPYINIDPGTLNPYEHGECFVTEDGAETDLDLGHYERFLNVNTSQANNVTTGRIYQTVINNERRGDYLGKTVQVIPHITDEIKRRMRLLGDSEDYDIVITEIGGTVGDIESLPFVEAIRQMKMDVGEDDAVVIHLTLIPYLAAAGELKTKPTQHSVRFLLESGVQPDILVCRTEQPLGNDIRRKVSLFCNVKQNAVIESIDVPTIYEVPMMMYKEKLDKVVLSKLKLSGKNEPALEDWKKFLFKLQHPQTEIKIALIGKYTELPDAYKSINEAMIHAGVSNECKVNFQYLNSELLTMENIASKLSGYSGVLVAPGFGPRGIEGKLEAIKYCRENKIPFFGICLGMQCAVIEFARNVLGYKDAHSTEMNPDTKHPVISLMEEQKHQSDMGGTMRLGAYDCKLEKGSQSAKAYGKNNISERHRHRYELNAKYEKELQRKGLKITGRNPKTGLTEIVELENHPWFVAVQFHPELKSTVLNPHPLFVRFVKASLEASKK
- the kdsB gene encoding 3-deoxy-manno-octulosonate cytidylyltransferase; protein product: MKLLIVIPARYASTRFPGKPLIDIAGKTMIQRVWEQANKVTGFETKVVIATDDERIITAAQCFGAQTIATDPKHPSGTDRCFEAATQSGFEFDILVNIQGDEPFIQPSQIETLANNLWNSDASIGTLKRTISSIEEISNPNSVKVVCDYNNNALYFSRSAIPYNRDNTDNCIYFKHLGIYAFKKAIIDSIKQLQPGNLEQIEKLEQLRWLQNGYKIMVSETDFQSPAIDSPTDLQYVEIFLKDYPQFQ
- the rfaD gene encoding ADP-glyceromanno-heptose 6-epimerase → MIVVTGAAGFIGSCLLKELRNRGYVDLIAVDDFSNIDKEQNLLAVDNAKRVNRDDFHLWLKENQQLVQFVFHIGARTNTAEFDMQVLNKLNLDYTKEVWKLCSAFSIPLIFASSAATYGMGELGFDDNTAPEDLIPLNPYGISKNEFDKWMLKQSSTPPFWAGFKFFNVYGPNEYHKGRMASVIFHAFNQINSTGKVKLFQSHHPQFKDGEQERDFIYVKDVLSVLIYMMEQRTHSGLYNLGTGKTGTFLELACAVFDALGKPHNIEYIPTPIDIRDKYQYYTCAKMDKLRQAGYIAPFTSLREGAMEYVVKYLIDGKRY
- a CDS encoding sodium:solute symporter — translated: MHILLQSSVHPLVFPVILAVYFLILIIIGKLTEGNSDNSTFFRGNRSSPWFLVAFGMIGASLSGVTFLSIPGAVGRDGFSYMQMVLGYFLGYQVIARVLLPMYYKLDLTSIYTYLQKRFGNVAYKTGAAYFLLSRSIGNALRLFLAAVVMQTFIFDNLHIPFEITVFITIALIWLYSFKGGIKTIVYTDTIQTTFMLIALCISFIYIWNQIGINSNGSVWQQLQSSHYAQMFVWDSNLKNFFWKHFLGGMFITIVMTGLDQDMMQKNLTCRTLKDAQKNMFWMSSMLIPVNFLFVLLGGLLYVFGTQSGIIIENFQNPELMAQGKHLTYVFADGNTQFIKTDQLFPMLAANNLPGIASVFFFIGLIAAAYSTADSSLTALTTSFCVDFLGFDATKGSRKTRMFVHIGVSIVTYFIIIIFKIWNNDAVINELFKIAGYTYGPLLGMFAFGLFTNIQVKDKLIPLICIASPVICYFLDANSKLLFNGYVFGFEILIVNGIITFIGLMLLRRQNTP